GTTTTCGCGGCCTGCCGCGCGATCGGCGTGGACCCGGCGCGCGACCCGATCCCGGTGACGCCGGCGGCGCACTTCGCGTGCGGCGGGCTGGTGGCCGGCACGGACGGCCGCACCGGGGTGCCCGGCCTCTACGCGGCCGGGGAGGTCGCGCGGACCGGGCTGCACGGGGCGAACCGGCTGGCGTCCAACAGCCTGCTGGAAGGGCTGGTGACCGGTACCGCCGCCGCGCAGGCCGTGGCCGCGGACCTCGCCGCCGGGGTGCTGGGCGACCCGAAGCAGGCGGTGGCACCGGTGCCCGCTCCGGTGCGCATCGCCCAGCGGGACGCGCTCCAGCGCGCGATGAGCCGGTACGCGGCGATCGGGCGGGACGCCGAGGGGCTGGCCGTGGCCGGTTCCGTCCTCGACCTGTCTACTTCGGACGGTCTACTGCGGACGCACGCGGACGTCGAGGACGCGGCGCTCACCCTGGTCGCCCAGGCCTTGCTGGCCGCGGCGGCCCGGCGCACCGAGTCCCGCGGCTGCCACGTGCGCACCGACCACCCGGCGCGGGACGACCTGCGGTGGCAGCGCAGTCAGCTCATCCGCCTCACCCCGTCCGGCCAGCCGGTGCTGGCCGACCCCGTCTGCTCGGAGGAAGTGGCATGACCCTGGACCAGGACGACGTCCGCCGCGTCGTGGAGACCGCGCTGGCCGAGGACCTGCGGTACGGACCGGACGCGACCACCGCGGCGACGGTGCCCGCCGGGGCCACCGCGATCGCGGAGATCACCCCGCGCGTGGACGGCACGCTCGCCGGTGTGCCGGTCGCGCTGGCCGTGTTCGACGCCGTGCTCGGCTCCGGGTACGCGGTGCTCGACCGGGCCGAGGACGGCAGCCGGCTCGTCGCCGGCACCCCGGCGCTCGTGGTGCGCGGCCCGGTGCGCGGGCTGCTCACCGCCGAGCGGACGGCGCTGAACCTGGTGTGCCACCTGTCCGGGGTGGCGACCGCCACCGCCGCATGGGTGTCCGCAGTGGACGGTACCGGGTGCGGGATCCGCGACTCCCGCAAGACGTTGCCCGGCCTGCGGCTGCTGCAGAAGTACGCGGTGCGGTGCGGCGGCGGGGTGAACCACCGGATGGGCCTCGGGGACGCGGTCCTGATCAAGGACAACCACGTCGTCGCGGCCGGCTCGGTGACCGCGGCGCTGGCCGCGGCCCGCGAGCACGCCCCGGAATTGCCGTGCGAGGTCGAGGTGGACACCCTCGATCAGCTCGACGAGGCGCTCGCCGCCGGTGCCGACGAGATCCTGCTGGACAACTTCACCCCGGAGCAGTGCGCGGAAGCCGTGCGGCGCAAGGACGAGCTGTCGCCGAAGACCCGGCTGGAGGCGTCCGGCGGGCTGCAGCTGGCCAACGCGCGCCC
The sequence above is a segment of the Amycolatopsis viridis genome. Coding sequences within it:
- the nadC gene encoding carboxylating nicotinate-nucleotide diphosphorylase; its protein translation is MTLDQDDVRRVVETALAEDLRYGPDATTAATVPAGATAIAEITPRVDGTLAGVPVALAVFDAVLGSGYAVLDRAEDGSRLVAGTPALVVRGPVRGLLTAERTALNLVCHLSGVATATAAWVSAVDGTGCGIRDSRKTLPGLRLLQKYAVRCGGGVNHRMGLGDAVLIKDNHVVAAGSVTAALAAAREHAPELPCEVEVDTLDQLDEALAAGADEILLDNFTPEQCAEAVRRKDELSPKTRLEASGGLQLANARPYAETGVDYLSVGGLTHSSPALDLGMDLR